In Plasmodium cynomolgi strain B DNA, chromosome 2, whole genome shotgun sequence, the genomic window tttttgcacctGCCTTTGGATAGTATTATCACAGGAATTAATCTTTCATTCTGGTTTCTATTTCGTATTGCTACTTAACTCGGAATTGTGCATGAGATTCGACTCACTTGTGACTACTCCCCACCACTTTCGTGTTTCCATGTGCATAACGCTTGAgcgttcatttgtttttcaatTCACGGagcgcaattttttgcatgtcACCCTTGGGCAGGGAGCGTGTAAAGTTCGGCTAAATGCTTACGGTGAAAAATTCGAAATGGATGGCCTGTTTCTCCTCatgaagcgttttttttttttttctttggcaTCACAACACAGGGGTTGCGATAATGCAGGACCATATGCATGCTCCACCCTTTGGAATATATGCACGGACTTATTCGTTAAGTCAATTCCGTTTGCGCGCTGCGCGGTGGACGTGTATTTTAGCTTTCcacttgggaaaaaaaaaaaaaaaaaaaaaaaaaaatatacatatacatatacatatacatatacatatatatatatatatgtatagcCATTACATTTTCGCTGTTCATGGGACACCCAACTCGGGGGGTGGTgggagaaaacaaaaggacgaaatgggaaaaaactATACGCGGCGATGGGATACATCCACCTTGGtctaaaaaaatgtgccatCTGCACTTCAGAGGCTTTCGGCTTGACCTGTGTGCGTGTTCCAGTTTTCCCCTCCAGGGAGCTGCACTCCGTAAGTGCTTCCACCTCCTCGCACGTTACCACTGTGCAAATGTTGTGCTTCCCGCGGGGGGGGGTCTACCTGGCAGTGCCAAAGGTGTTGCAGCCGCAGGTGCAGGTGCAGGTGCAGGCGCGGTTCAGGTGTGGACGAAAacatggggaaaaaagtggagtgcaaaaaatggggaagtaaaaaatggggaagtaaaaaaaggggaagtaaaaaaaggggaagtaaaaaaactGGCGTGCAAAAAACTGACGCTCAAAAAACTGACGTGCAAAAAACGTGGCGCGCAAAATTGCTCGCACAAAATTGctcgcacaaaatgggaaacagCTCAGCGGATTGGGCGGGCCTGCTTACGCACGCTTCCCCTTCCTTCAAGGGCGCGGACCGGCCCTGTCCTTCCCCTTGCGGTAGGACATCTTCTTCCGCTGCTTGACGACCCTCTGCTTAGCCTCCTCCACCATGAGAGCCTTCTTTAGCTTGTTATGGTAGGAAACCTTtgccttctcctttttcttctccaagATGTTCTTTTTAATAGTATGCAGCATTTGGTACCATCGAGAAGCTAACCTGGGGTTCTCCAATGCACGGAAGTTAATATGATCCTCTTTGCTctctttctgtttctttAACTCTTCCTCATTGCTCATTTTGCTAAATAATTTTGGCTTCGATCTGTATGGAAGTTCTTTTATCAACTTCGGATTAATGTGTATCTtcgaatgataaaaatgacgaaagGGGACACTCCTGTAGTTGCTTTTGTGGTTAACATACAAGTTGTATATATACCTTAACTCATTTATGGACCTTAGTTTATTTTCCACATcgtaagtaaaaaatttttttattttaacattcACGTATAGTTTTAGTATCACTATATCGCTTATACGCACTTTATCTGCAAAGGTACATCTGAAGTTCCCATTATCAGATAGCTTACTTTTTATGAGTCCTTTAATTCCACTTGGAGTCACCACAGGacagttaataaatttactcACCTCCAAATCTGAattgaacatattttttacaaatgctgtatttttaaatattttgtatggTTCTCCAATAAGTTTCagttttttcataatttttacattagtGTTTGTCTCCAATGTGATTCCATTTAGGCAGATGCGGTAGTATGGtacctttttataattacagATAGCTAAAATTCCATTGTTGGCACCTGCCACTGGTCCATAAAAGGTACAGTTACAATGCATGTGTTCtgttgtatattttaaaaatctgaTTCTGACGTTATTTCTCTCATTGATTGAATAAATGGGGATACTCTGGTACCTCCTCCAACCTATCGAGATGATAAGTGGATCGTTTGATCTTAACACCTTTGGGAACCACCGATGCTTCTTTACTCGGCAGTGAATCATGgattctttttcttcgtaTGTCTGTAAACCTCCACAAATTataatcccctttttcatcactgctaattttttcctctctaTTTTGAaaaccatttttatgtactctCCTATGTTGACTGAGGATCCGTATGTGTTGCTGCTTAACACCCCGATGCCTTCCGTCTCTTGGTACCTTTCCTTCTGTTGTTCCCTTTCTGCCTTTGCCTTCTTCAGGGAGGCCTTCCCGTCCGCCTCGCCCACCGTCGCGCTGTCCCTCTCATCCGCGTTGTCACCCAGCCCATAAGAGAAGTCACCCTGCCCAGGTGAGAAGTCACCCCCCTGCtcgtttccccccccctcactGAGTGTGCCCACCTCTTCGCCGCTCCCCGCTTCGTCCGTCGGCCCAAAACACCCCTCGTAGAGGCTCCTATACCTCGAGAAGAACTGCGTCGACAGGGCCTCGTCCGCGACGTCTCCCAGGGAGATGCTCAGATTGTTGAATATGAACACCTCGTCTCTCGTACACTTGAAGGAGTCCACCTCGTCTAGGAAGTAGTTCTCTCCGTGCATGTAGCTGTACAGTCGCTGTGTCTTTTCTTCCCTCACCGTTTCCGTGCTCAGGAGGCTATGGAGGTCTTGTTCCCCGTGTACCTCCTTCTCCCGCCGCATCACCACCAGGATGTCCCCTTTGAAGTACAGGTGGTTGTTCCTCCTGTGGATGTAGCGCACGTCATAAATGAACGCGTCCAGGCTCGCTTTGTTGTCGAAGGCCAGCTCCTGCGCCAGATGGTGCTCCCCGCGGTTGGCCAAGTTGGCCAAGTGAGCGGAGTTCTGGGCGAGgtcctcctcttcgtcctCCCCATCGGCATCGGCAtcttcgtcctcttcgtcctcttcgtcATCTCCTTCGTCATCCTGctcttcgtcctcttcgtcctcttcgtcctcctcgtcatcctcttcttcatctccttcttcctcctcttcgtcctcctcttcgtcctcctcttcttcctcctcttggTCATCTCCCTgatcctcctccccctccccgcTGGCCGAAACGGTCACCCCGTCCGCGTAGTGGTAGTCGTCCTCCGCGTCCCTCTTTCCGAACAAAATCGGCTCCAGCTCCGTGTACTCCTTGGCCTTCTCATTGACGTACTTCTCCgcctgcttcttcttcttttgccgCTCGCTCACGAACACGTTGGAGGGGGCCTTCCGCCGCTGGTTCTCCTCCTGGCCGTCGAACAGTAGCGGCTCTTCGTCCGCGCCCGCCTTCCTGCACAGCGCGTACTTGGACGTCTGTAGCGCCCGAATCATGCGTATGCCCTCCGTCATGTACCGCTGGTCGTCTCGCTTGGCAGAGGGATCACCCCCCCCACCGCCGCTCTCTTCGCGGCTTTCTCCAACACTCCCTTCTCCGCCGCTCCCTTCTCCGCTACTCCCTTCTCCGCCACTCCCTTCTCCGCCGCTCCCTTCACCGCCACTCCCTTCACCGCCGTTCCCAAGGAGAGACTCCCCCGGCGTGAAATTCACCTTACTCTTAGGgatgtgtatatacatattatcaAAATCGAATGCCACATTTCCAACGTCTGCCATGGGAGCATACACGTTTGCATTCTTCTTCTGTTCATCTGTAAGGAAAGGATCCTGTAGGATTTGTATGTCTCTAATTTGGACGTCCCCGATGTTAGGGATATGTATCACTTGAttgttgaaaattttggatCCATAAACGAACCCTTCCACGTGGACGCAAACTTTTTCATCGCACTTGGAGAGAAAGTAGTCAATTCGCTTGTCCTCCTCCGCTGCAGCCTCCTTGCACAGTTGGAGATGGTCCTTTCCTTTTGCGGGCACTCTCATGATGGATTCCTCCCCCGTTGCAGCCTCATCTACATCTAACCGCAGCCCCAAAATGTAGCCATGTTGCTCCCTCCACGAGATCTGTGGCCTCTTAATCGACGAAACGAATTTACAGAAATTTCGAACTTCCGTTTTGTtgtattttccattttgaattccactaaagaaaaatatttttgcacccTCAACCATCTCTTCCGTAAATCTTTtactcaattttttttttctctttcgaaTGCTTTTGCTGTCCTTAAATTTATCCATGTGAGTAACTACTCCTATGACTTTGGGTAATCCATGAGTGTTTAAAATGCTCACAAATTCAAGTGTCTCCAATTCAAGTCCGTAGCTCCCATCGATGACGAGCAGACATAGATCGGCAATCTTTGCAACATCAATCATGTTGAGTATGTCATCGTTGACCTCTACGAAGGTGTACCTCTTTAATGCTTTGGTAATTATCGATATAGGTCCTTTGACTTCATTGATGGAGACTCCAACGTAGTGCTTAATGAGACTTTTCAAAAGAGTTGTTTTACCCACTCCTTTGGGACCTTGTATAGCAACTATGATAGGGGTATTCTTGGAGCACTCTTTAAAATGCTTTGGAACTCttagctttttttcctctaacTCGAATTGGTGCTGCTTTCTTCGATGAGCACTTCGGATACCTCCACTGAAGGCGAAGGCCTTATGgtacttcttcttcgcttcgCTATTTTTTGCGCCACGGTTTGCTCccttgcttatttttttcctcttggCCTTCTTCCctacctttttctttttgtgaTGCTTGCGTTTGTCATCCATGGTTTGGGGCGGTTCGGTTGGGCTGGGCTAGGTTAGGCTCCGCTCGGCTAGGCTCAATTCGGCTAGGCTAAGCTTGGCTCCGCTCGGCTTCGTTCCGCTCGGTTCCGCTCCTCCCCGTGTAGATCAATTAGCTACGCCTCGAGTATCGGCGGTCTCCCCTGCTGTCACGTTTAAGCCGTCCTACGCAACACTTCAAAAGTGAGAAAATGAGGACGCTTCTGCATACATACGGAGGACCAACTCACCGGTTGGATAAAGCCACCACGTGAGGTtttctcccccgtttggtTAAAGCTGTCACGTGAAGTGTtttctcccccgtttggaTTCCTCCTGCGATGCAAAAATTAGtcgcagttttttttttttttttacctggcAAGTAGCCACTTGGCAGCTGCGGAGAATCCGTACATTAGCCAATGCTATACTAATATGANNNNNNNNNNNNNNNNNNNNNNNNNNNNNNNNNNNNNNNNNNNNNNNNNNNNNNNNNNNNaaaaaaaaaaaaaaaaaaaaagaggggaaaaggaaaaaaaaaaaaagcgggaaaaggaaaaaaaaaaaagcacctCCTCTTCCAGTGAGCTGAATGGCTATCCGAGAAAAGGTCAAGTCAAACTCACCACGTCGGGAGAAACCGCTTCATACAAATCGGAAAATCgatcagaaattttttatgaggAAACTTGTACAAGAAGTACATATGCGcaaatttacattttcccATCTGCGACGGGGCCATCGCCAAAATGGACGCCAAGGGGGGTAAAGCCCCTCTCCGTTCGTATTCCCCCTCCTCGACATtgtcaaaaaattaaaaaaacacccGCGCTTTTGCGCTTTTGCGCTGCTGCACTGCCACACTGCTGCCACGCGCCGGGGATGAAAGCGAAAAATGGGGATTCGTTCCGCACTCGTTTTGTACAGTTGAGacaacaaaagaaaaaaaaacaaaaaagaacaaaaaaaaacggaaaaaaacgaaaaaataagcaagcAAGCggcgaacgaacgaacgaccGACCGACAGCTGACAGCCGACAGCCGACCAGTGTGACGCCGTTCGCCAAAATAACAAACGGCTCGGTCGAGAAAGCCtccccaaaatgggaagcgcAAATTGGCCAGGTTACTGGAAAAACTCCTTTCACCTTGCGCACACAACAGGTACGGCGCTACGCCCGTCCTCACTCCAATGTATTTAGGATCCctctaattttatttataagcTCCCCCTTGGATTCCACCTTTAGCCTGTCCATGTGGATCACCTTCACGTTATTGCCCAGCCCCGCTTCGTACGGGCTGCCTCTCCCCAAAGCTGCCCCAGCGCCTGCCCCTGCCCCTGCGCCTCCGTGTTTGGGATGGCCAGAGTCGTCAGTGCCGTCGTCATGCGGTGAGGACCCGTAGGACCCGTATGGGTCAATCGGCCCTCCGTTCCCTTCAGGTGGGTGACCTCCCCTCTGGATTGCCCCACGCCCCACTGTTGAAGATGCACCTTCTTCCGCCGCATTATACGGACTCTCCTCATCAGTGTAACTGCCCTCAGCTAGAGGAAGCCCCCCCGCTTGTCCCTCCACACCATGATCTCCATAATGATTTGAGTCGATCTGCAAATCGTCACTCGTTCCCCCAGCTTCTCTCTCCTTCAGtcgttccttttcttctttcttttgccgtttcttttgtttttttctttccttcctttctttccttcttttttttctctcttttcttttcctttttcgctcTGCTCTCTTcctctgtttttttcttttcctttgttcTCTCCTTGCCTTCCTGCGTTGTGCCTTCCGCTGCTTTGCGAGTCGTTTGTTACGCCGCCTATTGCGCCGCTTCGCACTACGACTGTTGTGTCTACGTCGACCtgctctcctcctttttcttcgcaTCAACTCGTACAACATCCTCGAGTGAGTTGTcttttgttccccccttcTGAGACGACCCCCTCCACTCCCTACCGCGAGGGAATCACACACAAGGCCACCATGGCACTCGCCCTCCTGTTCCTTCCTATAAATGAACAGAACGATCACGTGCAGCAGACACAACAAATACTTCATTCTTAGTTACGATCCCTACGCAGTTCTGTGTTTTCCCCCGGTGGGGCAAACTCCTTTTAACTTCGCAAAGAGGGGATCCCCACGCACGCACGTGAAAATGTGGACATACAATCACGCAAATGTGGAGATAGGCACgcaaatgtacatgtacgcACGCTTACACACGTAGGCCCGCGCGACAACTTCTCTATGCTCGTGCgctgagaaaaaataaaaaaataaaaatgtatgcgtCACCCTTTTGTTCACCTTCCCCGTGCGCGCTTTCCAgtgtgacttttttttttttttttttttttcgagatATTTCTTCCATGTGAGCTGTGCTACATGGCTTAGTTCAATGCTTGCAGTGGGTATGCAACCAAACGGAGGTGCGTCTTAACTTGTGCCTTGTGGTTTACCCCAGGTGGTTGGGCAGCCCTACCGAAGGCCCCGTCTTACCCAGCAAGGAACAAACATCACTGCCATGTTTCTTACAAGGGAGGCTCATTTCAGGGGGgc contains:
- a CDS encoding ribosome biogenesis protein BMS1 (putative) gives rise to the protein MDDKRKHHKKKKVGKKAKRKKISKGANRGAKNSEAKKKYHKAFAFSGGIRSAHRRKQHQFELEEKKLRVPKHFKECSKNTPIIVAIQGPKGVGKTTLLKSLIKHYVGVSINEVKGPISIITKALKRYTFVEVNDDILNMIDVAKIADLCLLVIDGSYGLELETLEFVSILNTHGLPKVIGVVTHMDKFKDSKSIRKRKKKLSKRFTEEMVEGAKIFFFSGIQNGKYNKTEVRNFCKFVSSIKRPQISWREQHGYILGLRLDVDEAATGEESIMRVPAKGKDHLQLCKEAAAEEDKRIDYFLSKCDEKVCVHVEGFVYGSKIFNNQVIHIPNIGDVQIRDIQILQDPFLTDEQKKNANVYAPMADVGNVAFDFDNMYIHIPKSKVNFTPGESLLGNGGEGSGGEGSGGEGSGGEGSSGEGSGGEGSVGESREESGGGGGDPSAKRDDQRYMTEGIRMIRALQTSKYALCRKAGADEEPLLFDGQEENQRRKAPSNVFVSERQKKKKQAEKYVNEKAKEYTELEPILFGKRDAEDDYHYADGVTVSASGEGEEDQGDDQEEEEEEDEEEDEEEEEGDEEEDDEEDEEDEEDEEQDDEGDDEEDEEDEDADADGEDEEEDLAQNSAHLANLANRGEHHLAQELAFDNKASLDAFIYDVRYIHRRNNHLYFKGDILVVMRREKEVHGEQDLHSLLSTETVREEKTQRLYSYMHGENYFLDEVDSFKCTRDEVFIFNNLSISLGDVADEALSTQFFSRYRSLYEGCFGPTDEAGSGEEVGTLSEGGGNEQGGDFSPGQGDFSYGLGDNADERDSATVGEADGKASLKKAKAEREQQKERYQETEGIGVLSSNTYGSSVNIGEYIKMVFKIERKKLAVMKKGIIICGGLQTYEEKESMIHCRVKKHRWFPKVLRSNDPLIISIGWRRYQSIPIYSINERNNVRIRFLKYTTEHMHCNCTFYGPVAGANNGILAICNYKKVPYYRICLNGITLETNTNVKIMKKLKLIGEPYKIFKNTAFVKNMFNSDLEVSKFINCPVVTPSGIKGLIKSKLSDNGNFRCTFADKVRISDIVILKLYVNVKIKKFFTYDVENKLRSINELRYIYNLYVNHKSNYRSVPFRHFYHSKIHINPKLIKELPYRSKPKLFSKMSNEEELKKQKESKEDHINFRALENPRLASRWYQMLHTIKKNILEKKKEKAKVSYHNKLKKALMVEEAKQRVVKQRKKMSYRKGKDRAVES
- a CDS encoding hypothetical protein (putative) → MKYLLCLLHVIVLFIYRKEQEGECHGGLVCDSLAIDSNHYGDHGVEGQAGGLPLAEGSYTDEESPYNAAEEGASSTVGRGAIQRGGHPPEGNGGPIDPYGSYGSSPHDDGTDDSGHPKHGGAGAGAGAGAALGRGSPYEAGLGNNVKVIHMDRLKVESKGELINKIRGILNTLE